One segment of Brassica napus cultivar Da-Ae chromosome C3, Da-Ae, whole genome shotgun sequence DNA contains the following:
- the LOC106387985 gene encoding myosin-12-like isoform X2 — translation MGTPVNITLGSHVWVEDPEHAWTNGEVTEIKGTNATILTADEKTIVASISSLYPKDTEAPPAGVDDMTKLAYLHEPGVLHNLACRFSLNEIYTYTGNILIAVNPFQRLPHLYSVHMMEQYKGAAFGELSPHLFAVADTSYRAMINEAKSQSILVSGESGAGKTETTKMLMRYLAFMGGRSDTEGRSVEQQVLESNPVLEAFGNAKTVKNNNSSRFGKFVEIQFDKRGKISGAAIRTYLLERSRVCQVSDPERNYHCFYMLCAAPPEEVKKFKLGDPRTFHYLNQTNCYEVSNVDDAREYLETRNAMDIVGIGQESQDAIFRVVAAILHLGNVNFIKGEDADSSKLRDDKSSYHLQTAAELLMCNEKMLEDSLCKRVIVTPDGKITKPLDPESAALNRDALAKTVYSRLFDWIVDKINSSIGQDPNATSLIGVLDIYGFESFKINSFEQLCINLTNEKLQQHFNQHVFKMEQEEYTREEIDWSYVEFVDNQDVLDLIEKKPGGIIALLDEACMFPKSTHETFAQKMYQTYKGHKRFSKPKLARTAFTVNHYAGDVTYSAEFFLDKNKDYVVAEHQALLDASKCSFVANLFPPLPEDASKQSKFSSIGTRFKQQLQALMETLNTTEPHYIRCVKPNTVLKPSIFENDTVLNQLRCGGVLEAIRISCAGYPTKRAFDEFLDRFVMLATHVPEGSDEKAACASICDKMGLKGYQIGKTKIFLRAGQMAELDARRTEVLAGATRLIQRQIRTYLTRKEFLGQKKATIFVQKLLRAQLARKLYQNMRREAASICIQKNTRAHRARICYTNLQASATVIQTGLRAMDARNKHRHRRRTKAAIIVQREWRRHQAHEAYNQYRKSTLALQCLWRAKVARKELKKLKLAARETGALKEAKDKLEKRVEELTWRLELEKHQKVDLEEAKAQEIANLQNAFTDLQEKLDEAHAAIIQEKEAAKLAIEQAPPVIKEVPVVDNTQLELLTSQNNELEVEVDKLKGKLEEFEAVCSELERYNKASLTEAEDAKAKAIQLQEVIERLQTNQSNLESENQVLRQQALTASTSAVEPEELNSLKDRIAILESENETLRRQAPAVENTVPNEAVFESAKDLENGHQTEEIQATKEPRTPVTVLAKQSSLTDRQKESHDVLLTCLTDERRFDNGRSVAAWIIYKTLLQWRSFELEKTNIFDRVVHKIRSSIESQDDTRELTYWLTTSSTLLYLLQSTLKFSNTNNSASRRNRSSQTTLFGRLVQGMQSSSVGLETSSGYSGMVGISNDQAMVEAKYPALLFKQHLAAYVEKTYGMIRDSLKKEINPLLNLCIHAPRPMRARTLRDVTKGSHLNTTAKQQASYVQWKNITEKLEHTLTLMAENHVPSMITRKLFHQVFSYINVQLFNSLLLRRECCSFSNGEYLKMGLHELEQWCLKTEDEAARSPWDELQHIRQAVKFLVLHQKTQKSLDEITKEICPVLSIPQVYRIGTMFWDDKYGTQGLSPEVIKLMAEDSINMTYPSFLLDVNSSIPFSVEDVSQSFQGGTISLSNVDPPPLLRQRSDFHFLFQTLPE, via the exons ATG GGGACTCCTGTAAACATCACACTTGGGTCACATGTCTGGGTAGAGGATCCAGAACATGCATGGACTAATGGAGAAGTGACAGAGATCAAAGGCACTAATGCAACAATACTCACTGCAGATGAAAAAACA ATTGTTGCTAGTATCtctagcctctatccaaaggatACAGAGGCGCCGCCTGCAGGAGTTGATGACATGACTAAACTGGCTTACCTCCATGAGCCAGGGGTCCTCCACAATCTTGCTTGCCGGTTTTCACTAAATGAGATATAT ACTTACACCGGAAACATCTTGATTGCTGTGAATCCATTCCAAAGACTTCCTCATTTGTATAGCGTCCATATGATGGAGCAGTATAAAGGAGCTGCGTTTGGAGAGCTAAGCCCACATCTGTTTGCTGTTGCAGACACTAGTTACAG GGCGATGATAAATGAGGCAAAGAGCCAGTCTATTTTGGTTAGTGGAGAGAGTGGAGCTGGGAAGACAGAAACAACCAAAATGCTTATGAGATATCTTGCATTCATGGGAGGCAGATCAGATACAGAAGGGAGAAGTGTTGAACAACAAGTCTTAGAG TCTAATCCAGTGTTGGAAGCTTTTGGAAACGCCAAAACTGTGAAAAACAACAACTCAAG TCGGTTTGGAAAATTTGTTGAGATCCAATTTGACAAGCGTGGGAAGATATCTGGAGCTGCAATAAGAACTTATCTTCTAGAACGGTCACGTGTTTGTCAAGTCTCAGACCCTGAGAGGAACTACCACTGCTTCTACATGCTATGTGCAGCACCACCTGAG gaagTCAAGAAGTTCAAGCTAGGTGATCCCAGGACGTTTCACTATCTGAATCAGACAAACTGCTATGAGGTATCTAATGTAGATGATGCAAGAGAGTATTTGGAGACCAGAAATGCCATGGACATTGTTGGTATTGGACAAGAGTCACAG gatgcCATATTCCGCGTTGTAGCTGCCATCCTCCACCTTGGAAATGTAAATTTTATCAAAGGAGAAGACGCAGATTCTTCAAAACTCAGGGATGATAAGTCAAGTTATCATCTTCAAACAGCAGCAGAACTACTCAT GTGCAATGAGAAGATGCTTGAGGATTCACTCTGCAAGCGTGTAATTGTTACTCCTGATGGTAAAATTACAAAGCCACTTGACCCTGAATCAGCAGCCTTGAACCGTGATGCTTTAGCCAAGACAGTGTACTCCAGGTTGTTTGACTG GATAGTGGACAAGATCAACAGCTCAATAGGTCAAGATCCAAATGCTACAAGCTTGATCGGAGTCCTCGATatttatggttttgaaagcttcaAGATCAACAG TTTTGAGCAGCTATGCATCAATCTCACAAATGAGAAGTTGCAACAGCACTTCAACCAG CATGTGTTCAAGATGGAGCAAGAGGAATACACAAGGGAGGAAATAGACTGGAGCTATGTTGAATTTGTTGACAACCAAGACGTCTTAGATCTTATTGAGAAG AAACCAGGAGGCATAATTGCTTTACTCGATGAAGCATG CATGTTTCCCAAGTCGACCCATGAGACGTTTGCACAGAAGATGTATCAAACATATAAAGGACACAAGCGTTTCAGCAAACCTAAGCTTGCCAGAACAGCCTTCACTGTCAACCACTATGCAGGAGAT GTTACTTACTCAGCAGAGTTTTTTCTCGACAAGAACAAGGACTATGTTGTGGCAGAACATCAAGCTTTGTTAGATGCATCTAAGTGCTCTTTTGTAGCCAATTTGTTTCCACCATTACCAGAAGACGCATCAAAGCAGTCCAAGTTTTCATCAATTGGGACACGTTTCAAG CAACAACTCCAAGCTCTGATGGAGACGCTGAACACAACAGAGCCTCATTATATTAGATGTGTGAAGCCAAATACAGTTCTAAAGCCATCGATTTTTGAGAATGACACCGTTCTAAACCAACTAAGATGTGGA GGTGTACTGGAAGCTATAAGAATCAGTTGTGCTGGTTATCCAACAAAACGAGCATTTGATGAATTTCTTGATCGTTTTGTGATGCTAGCAACACACGTACCAGAAGG ATCTGATGAAAAGGCTGCCTGTGCATCAATATGTGACAAAATGGGCTTAAAGGGCTACCAG ATAGGGAAAACAAAGATATTTCTTAGGGCTGGCCAGATGGCTGAACTAGATGCGCGAAGAACCGAGGTTTTGGCTGGTGCCACTAGACTCATCCAGAGGCAGATCAGAACTTATCTGACAAGAAAAGAGTTCCTTGGGCAGAAAAAGGCTACAATTTTTGTTCAGAAACTTTTGAGAG CACAACTTGCACGCAAGTTATATCAAAACATGCGAAGGGAAGCTGCTTCAATTTGTATTCAAAAGAACACTCGTGCTCATAGAGCAAGAATATGCTACACTAACCTACAGGCATCAGCAACAGTTATTCAGACTGGTTTACGGGCTATGGATGCTCGAAACAAACATAGACACAGAAGAAGAACAAAGGCTGCAATTATTGTTCAG AGGGAATGGAGAAGACACCAAGCTCATGAAGCTTATAACCAGTACAGAAAATCAACATTGGCATTACAATGTCTGTGGAGAGCTAAAGTAGCTCGAAAAGAGCTCAAAAAGCTCAAATTG GCTGCAAGAGAAACTGGGGCACTCAAGGAAGCCAAAGACAAGTTAGAGAAGCGTGTGGAAGAGCTAACCTGGCGTCTCGAATTAGAGAAACATCAAAAG GTTGATCTTGAAGAAGCTAAAGCACAAGAGATTGCAAACCTACAAAATGCTTTCACTGATTTGCAAGAGAAGCTAGATGAAGCCCATGCTGCAATCATACAAGAGAAAGAAGCAGCAAAACTAGCCATTGAACAAGCTCCACCAGTCATCAAAGAGGTTCCAGTTGTAGACAACACTCAACTGGAATTACTGACCAGTCAAAACAATGAGCTGGAG GTTGAGGTTGATAAATTAAAAGGAAAACTTGAGGAGTTTGAAGCAGTATGTTCTGAACTTGAGAGATATAACAAGGCAAGTCTAACTGAAGCAGAAGATGCAAAAGCAAAGGCCATTCAACTTCAAGAGGTCATTGAAAG ATTACAAACGAACCAGTCAAACCTTGAATCTGAAAATCAGGTCTTGCGCCAGCAGGCTTTGACTGCTTCAACAAGCGCGGTAGAGCCTGAAGAGTTAAACAG CCTGAAGGACAGGATTGCAATTCTAGAGTCAGAAAATGAAACTCTTCGAAGACAAGCACCTGCTGTAGAGAACACAGTGCCTAATGAAGCAGTTTTTGAATCTGCAAAG GATCTTGAAAATGGACATCAAACAGAAGAGATTCAGGCAACAAAA GAGCCAAGGACTCCAGTCACTGTGTTAGCAAAACAAAGCTCTTTAACAGATAGGCAAAAG GAGAGCCATGATGTTCTGCTGACATGCCTCACCGACGAAAGAAGGTTTGATAACGGAAGATCTGTGGCAGCCTGGATAATTTACAAGACACTACTTCAATGGAGATCATTTGAACTGgagaaaacaaatatatttgataGGGTTGTTCATAAAATCAGATCATCCATTGAG AGCCAAGATGACACAAGGGAACTAACTTATTGGCTCACAACAAGCTCTACCCTCCTATATCTTCTACAATCTACACTCAAGTTCAGCAATACAAATAACTCTGCTTCAAGACGTAACAGATCATCCCAGACTACACTATTTGGGAGACTTGTGCAA GGAATGCAATCATCTTCAGTGGGTTTGGAAACATCCAGTGGTTACAGTGGGATGGTTGGAATATCAAATGACCAAGCCATGGTTGAAGCTAAATACCCAGCGTTActattcaagcaacacttagcCGCATACGTTGAGAAAACATATGGAATGATCCGAGATAGCTTGAAGAAAGAGATAAACCCGTTACTAAATCTCTGTATCCAT GCACCAAGACCGATGAGAGCCAGGACATTGCGAGACGTGACTAAAGGCAGCCACTTGAACACAACTGCCAAGCAACAAGCATCATATGTACAATGGAAGAACATCACTGAAAAGCTTGAACATACACTGACCTTGATGGCAGAGAATCAT GTCCCATCTATGATCACAAGAAAACTCTTCCATCAGGTTTTCTCGTACATAAATGTGCAGCTTTTTAACAG TTTGTTGCTTCGTCGAGAGTGTTGTTCCTTTAGCAATGGAGAATATCTGAAAATGGGCTTGCATGAATTAGAGCAGTGGTGCCTGAAGACAGAAGACGAG GCAGCACGGTCACCATGGGATGAACTTCAACACATTAGGCAAGCAGTGAAGTTTCTG GTATTGCACCAAAAGACGCAGAAGTCACTAGACGAGATTACAAAAGAGATATGTCCGGTACTAAGCATTCCACAAGTGTATCGAATTGGAACTATGTTTTGGGACGACAAGTATGGAACTCAAGGACTCTCCCCTGAG GTGATCAAATTAATGGCGGAAGATTCAATCAACATGACTTACCCTTCTTTCTTGCTAGACGTTAACTCAAG CATTCCTTTCTCAGTGGAAGATGTTTCACAGTCCTTCCAGGGCGGGACCATTAGCCTCTCCAACGTTGATCCACCGCCGCTTCTCCGGCAGCGATCTGATTTCCACTTCTTGTTCCAGACATTGCCTGAGTAA
- the LOC106387985 gene encoding myosin-12-like isoform X1 yields MGTPVNITLGSHVWVEDPEHAWTNGEVTEIKGTNATILTADEKTIVASISSLYPKDTEAPPAGVDDMTKLAYLHEPGVLHNLACRFSLNEIYTYTGNILIAVNPFQRLPHLYSVHMMEQYKGAAFGELSPHLFAVADTSYRAMINEAKSQSILVSGESGAGKTETTKMLMRYLAFMGGRSDTEGRSVEQQVLESNPVLEAFGNAKTVKNNNSSRFGKFVEIQFDKRGKISGAAIRTYLLERSRVCQVSDPERNYHCFYMLCAAPPEEVKKFKLGDPRTFHYLNQTNCYEVSNVDDAREYLETRNAMDIVGIGQESQDAIFRVVAAILHLGNVNFIKGEDADSSKLRDDKSSYHLQTAAELLMCNEKMLEDSLCKRVIVTPDGKITKPLDPESAALNRDALAKTVYSRLFDWIVDKINSSIGQDPNATSLIGVLDIYGFESFKINSFEQLCINLTNEKLQQHFNQHVFKMEQEEYTREEIDWSYVEFVDNQDVLDLIEKKPGGIIALLDEACMFPKSTHETFAQKMYQTYKGHKRFSKPKLARTAFTVNHYAGDVTYSAEFFLDKNKDYVVAEHQALLDASKCSFVANLFPPLPEDASKQSKFSSIGTRFKQQLQALMETLNTTEPHYIRCVKPNTVLKPSIFENDTVLNQLRCGGVLEAIRISCAGYPTKRAFDEFLDRFVMLATHVPEGSDEKAACASICDKMGLKGYQIGKTKIFLRAGQMAELDARRTEVLAGATRLIQRQIRTYLTRKEFLGQKKATIFVQKLLRAQLARKLYQNMRREAASICIQKNTRAHRARICYTNLQASATVIQTGLRAMDARNKHRHRRRTKAAIIVQREWRRHQAHEAYNQYRKSTLALQCLWRAKVARKELKKLKLAARETGALKEAKDKLEKRVEELTWRLELEKHQKVDLEEAKAQEIANLQNAFTDLQEKLDEAHAAIIQEKEAAKLAIEQAPPVIKEVPVVDNTQLELLTSQNNELEVEVDKLKGKLEEFEAVCSELERYNKASLTEAEDAKAKAIQLQEVIERLQTNQSNLESENQVLRQQALTASTSAVEPEELNSLKDRIAILESENETLRRQAPAVENTVPNEAVFESAKDLENGHQTEEIQATKEPRTPVTVLAKQSSLTDRQKESHDVLLTCLTDERRFDNGRSVAAWIIYKTLLQWRSFELEKTNIFDRVVHKIRSSIEKSQDDTRELTYWLTTSSTLLYLLQSTLKFSNTNNSASRRNRSSQTTLFGRLVQGMQSSSVGLETSSGYSGMVGISNDQAMVEAKYPALLFKQHLAAYVEKTYGMIRDSLKKEINPLLNLCIHAPRPMRARTLRDVTKGSHLNTTAKQQASYVQWKNITEKLEHTLTLMAENHVPSMITRKLFHQVFSYINVQLFNSLLLRRECCSFSNGEYLKMGLHELEQWCLKTEDEAARSPWDELQHIRQAVKFLVLHQKTQKSLDEITKEICPVLSIPQVYRIGTMFWDDKYGTQGLSPEVIKLMAEDSINMTYPSFLLDVNSSIPFSVEDVSQSFQGGTISLSNVDPPPLLRQRSDFHFLFQTLPE; encoded by the exons ATG GGGACTCCTGTAAACATCACACTTGGGTCACATGTCTGGGTAGAGGATCCAGAACATGCATGGACTAATGGAGAAGTGACAGAGATCAAAGGCACTAATGCAACAATACTCACTGCAGATGAAAAAACA ATTGTTGCTAGTATCtctagcctctatccaaaggatACAGAGGCGCCGCCTGCAGGAGTTGATGACATGACTAAACTGGCTTACCTCCATGAGCCAGGGGTCCTCCACAATCTTGCTTGCCGGTTTTCACTAAATGAGATATAT ACTTACACCGGAAACATCTTGATTGCTGTGAATCCATTCCAAAGACTTCCTCATTTGTATAGCGTCCATATGATGGAGCAGTATAAAGGAGCTGCGTTTGGAGAGCTAAGCCCACATCTGTTTGCTGTTGCAGACACTAGTTACAG GGCGATGATAAATGAGGCAAAGAGCCAGTCTATTTTGGTTAGTGGAGAGAGTGGAGCTGGGAAGACAGAAACAACCAAAATGCTTATGAGATATCTTGCATTCATGGGAGGCAGATCAGATACAGAAGGGAGAAGTGTTGAACAACAAGTCTTAGAG TCTAATCCAGTGTTGGAAGCTTTTGGAAACGCCAAAACTGTGAAAAACAACAACTCAAG TCGGTTTGGAAAATTTGTTGAGATCCAATTTGACAAGCGTGGGAAGATATCTGGAGCTGCAATAAGAACTTATCTTCTAGAACGGTCACGTGTTTGTCAAGTCTCAGACCCTGAGAGGAACTACCACTGCTTCTACATGCTATGTGCAGCACCACCTGAG gaagTCAAGAAGTTCAAGCTAGGTGATCCCAGGACGTTTCACTATCTGAATCAGACAAACTGCTATGAGGTATCTAATGTAGATGATGCAAGAGAGTATTTGGAGACCAGAAATGCCATGGACATTGTTGGTATTGGACAAGAGTCACAG gatgcCATATTCCGCGTTGTAGCTGCCATCCTCCACCTTGGAAATGTAAATTTTATCAAAGGAGAAGACGCAGATTCTTCAAAACTCAGGGATGATAAGTCAAGTTATCATCTTCAAACAGCAGCAGAACTACTCAT GTGCAATGAGAAGATGCTTGAGGATTCACTCTGCAAGCGTGTAATTGTTACTCCTGATGGTAAAATTACAAAGCCACTTGACCCTGAATCAGCAGCCTTGAACCGTGATGCTTTAGCCAAGACAGTGTACTCCAGGTTGTTTGACTG GATAGTGGACAAGATCAACAGCTCAATAGGTCAAGATCCAAATGCTACAAGCTTGATCGGAGTCCTCGATatttatggttttgaaagcttcaAGATCAACAG TTTTGAGCAGCTATGCATCAATCTCACAAATGAGAAGTTGCAACAGCACTTCAACCAG CATGTGTTCAAGATGGAGCAAGAGGAATACACAAGGGAGGAAATAGACTGGAGCTATGTTGAATTTGTTGACAACCAAGACGTCTTAGATCTTATTGAGAAG AAACCAGGAGGCATAATTGCTTTACTCGATGAAGCATG CATGTTTCCCAAGTCGACCCATGAGACGTTTGCACAGAAGATGTATCAAACATATAAAGGACACAAGCGTTTCAGCAAACCTAAGCTTGCCAGAACAGCCTTCACTGTCAACCACTATGCAGGAGAT GTTACTTACTCAGCAGAGTTTTTTCTCGACAAGAACAAGGACTATGTTGTGGCAGAACATCAAGCTTTGTTAGATGCATCTAAGTGCTCTTTTGTAGCCAATTTGTTTCCACCATTACCAGAAGACGCATCAAAGCAGTCCAAGTTTTCATCAATTGGGACACGTTTCAAG CAACAACTCCAAGCTCTGATGGAGACGCTGAACACAACAGAGCCTCATTATATTAGATGTGTGAAGCCAAATACAGTTCTAAAGCCATCGATTTTTGAGAATGACACCGTTCTAAACCAACTAAGATGTGGA GGTGTACTGGAAGCTATAAGAATCAGTTGTGCTGGTTATCCAACAAAACGAGCATTTGATGAATTTCTTGATCGTTTTGTGATGCTAGCAACACACGTACCAGAAGG ATCTGATGAAAAGGCTGCCTGTGCATCAATATGTGACAAAATGGGCTTAAAGGGCTACCAG ATAGGGAAAACAAAGATATTTCTTAGGGCTGGCCAGATGGCTGAACTAGATGCGCGAAGAACCGAGGTTTTGGCTGGTGCCACTAGACTCATCCAGAGGCAGATCAGAACTTATCTGACAAGAAAAGAGTTCCTTGGGCAGAAAAAGGCTACAATTTTTGTTCAGAAACTTTTGAGAG CACAACTTGCACGCAAGTTATATCAAAACATGCGAAGGGAAGCTGCTTCAATTTGTATTCAAAAGAACACTCGTGCTCATAGAGCAAGAATATGCTACACTAACCTACAGGCATCAGCAACAGTTATTCAGACTGGTTTACGGGCTATGGATGCTCGAAACAAACATAGACACAGAAGAAGAACAAAGGCTGCAATTATTGTTCAG AGGGAATGGAGAAGACACCAAGCTCATGAAGCTTATAACCAGTACAGAAAATCAACATTGGCATTACAATGTCTGTGGAGAGCTAAAGTAGCTCGAAAAGAGCTCAAAAAGCTCAAATTG GCTGCAAGAGAAACTGGGGCACTCAAGGAAGCCAAAGACAAGTTAGAGAAGCGTGTGGAAGAGCTAACCTGGCGTCTCGAATTAGAGAAACATCAAAAG GTTGATCTTGAAGAAGCTAAAGCACAAGAGATTGCAAACCTACAAAATGCTTTCACTGATTTGCAAGAGAAGCTAGATGAAGCCCATGCTGCAATCATACAAGAGAAAGAAGCAGCAAAACTAGCCATTGAACAAGCTCCACCAGTCATCAAAGAGGTTCCAGTTGTAGACAACACTCAACTGGAATTACTGACCAGTCAAAACAATGAGCTGGAG GTTGAGGTTGATAAATTAAAAGGAAAACTTGAGGAGTTTGAAGCAGTATGTTCTGAACTTGAGAGATATAACAAGGCAAGTCTAACTGAAGCAGAAGATGCAAAAGCAAAGGCCATTCAACTTCAAGAGGTCATTGAAAG ATTACAAACGAACCAGTCAAACCTTGAATCTGAAAATCAGGTCTTGCGCCAGCAGGCTTTGACTGCTTCAACAAGCGCGGTAGAGCCTGAAGAGTTAAACAG CCTGAAGGACAGGATTGCAATTCTAGAGTCAGAAAATGAAACTCTTCGAAGACAAGCACCTGCTGTAGAGAACACAGTGCCTAATGAAGCAGTTTTTGAATCTGCAAAG GATCTTGAAAATGGACATCAAACAGAAGAGATTCAGGCAACAAAA GAGCCAAGGACTCCAGTCACTGTGTTAGCAAAACAAAGCTCTTTAACAGATAGGCAAAAG GAGAGCCATGATGTTCTGCTGACATGCCTCACCGACGAAAGAAGGTTTGATAACGGAAGATCTGTGGCAGCCTGGATAATTTACAAGACACTACTTCAATGGAGATCATTTGAACTGgagaaaacaaatatatttgataGGGTTGTTCATAAAATCAGATCATCCATTGAG AAGAGCCAAGATGACACAAGGGAACTAACTTATTGGCTCACAACAAGCTCTACCCTCCTATATCTTCTACAATCTACACTCAAGTTCAGCAATACAAATAACTCTGCTTCAAGACGTAACAGATCATCCCAGACTACACTATTTGGGAGACTTGTGCAA GGAATGCAATCATCTTCAGTGGGTTTGGAAACATCCAGTGGTTACAGTGGGATGGTTGGAATATCAAATGACCAAGCCATGGTTGAAGCTAAATACCCAGCGTTActattcaagcaacacttagcCGCATACGTTGAGAAAACATATGGAATGATCCGAGATAGCTTGAAGAAAGAGATAAACCCGTTACTAAATCTCTGTATCCAT GCACCAAGACCGATGAGAGCCAGGACATTGCGAGACGTGACTAAAGGCAGCCACTTGAACACAACTGCCAAGCAACAAGCATCATATGTACAATGGAAGAACATCACTGAAAAGCTTGAACATACACTGACCTTGATGGCAGAGAATCAT GTCCCATCTATGATCACAAGAAAACTCTTCCATCAGGTTTTCTCGTACATAAATGTGCAGCTTTTTAACAG TTTGTTGCTTCGTCGAGAGTGTTGTTCCTTTAGCAATGGAGAATATCTGAAAATGGGCTTGCATGAATTAGAGCAGTGGTGCCTGAAGACAGAAGACGAG GCAGCACGGTCACCATGGGATGAACTTCAACACATTAGGCAAGCAGTGAAGTTTCTG GTATTGCACCAAAAGACGCAGAAGTCACTAGACGAGATTACAAAAGAGATATGTCCGGTACTAAGCATTCCACAAGTGTATCGAATTGGAACTATGTTTTGGGACGACAAGTATGGAACTCAAGGACTCTCCCCTGAG GTGATCAAATTAATGGCGGAAGATTCAATCAACATGACTTACCCTTCTTTCTTGCTAGACGTTAACTCAAG CATTCCTTTCTCAGTGGAAGATGTTTCACAGTCCTTCCAGGGCGGGACCATTAGCCTCTCCAACGTTGATCCACCGCCGCTTCTCCGGCAGCGATCTGATTTCCACTTCTTGTTCCAGACATTGCCTGAGTAA
- the LOC106387983 gene encoding GTP 3',8-cyclase, mitochondrial-like produces the protein MRRCLSKLTPRQMGFTNSNSFLAGSKNITTTSNAAQVDQTKHSSVSDMLVDSFGRFHTYLRISLTERCNLRCQYCMPSEGVELTPKPQLLSQSEIVRLAGLFVSSGVNKIRLTGGEPTVRKDIEDICMQLSSLKGLKNLAITTNGITLARKLPKLKECGLDSINISLDTLVPAKFEFLTRRKGHERVMQSIDSAIALGYNPVKVNCVVMRGLNDEEICDFVELTRDKPINVRFIEFMPFDGNVWNVKKLVSYAEMMDKVVKRFPSIKRVQDHPTETAKNFTIDGHCGSVSFITSMTEHFCSGCNRLRLLADGNFKVCLFGPSEVSLRDPIRSGADDETLREIIGAAVKRKKAAHAGMLDIAKTANRPMIHIGG, from the exons ATGAGGAGGTGCCTTTCCAAACTCACCCCCCGGCAAATGGGTTTCACGAATTCGAACTCTTTCTTG GCTGGGTCAAAAAACATTACTACTACAAGCAATGCAGCTCAAGTTGATCAGACAAAACACAGCTCTGTCTCAGACATGTTGGTTGATTCATTTGGTCGGTTCCACACCTACTTGAGAATCTCCTTGACAGAGCGTTGTAACCTCAGGTGTCAGTACTGCATGCCCTCTGAAGGCGTGGAGCTTACTCCCAAGCCTCAGTTGCTGTCACAGTCTGAGATCGTTAGGTTGGCTGGTCTCTTCGTTTCTTCTGGGGTTAACAAGATTAGGCTGACCGGTGGCGAGCCTACTGTGAGGAAAGACATTGAAGATATTTGTATGCAGTTGTCTAGCTTAAAAGGGTTGAAGAATCTGGCTATTACTACCAATGGCATCACTCTTGCTAGGAAGCTGCCAAAGCTTAAAGAATGTGGGCTTGATTCCATTAACATCAGCTTGGATACTCTTGTCCCTGCAAAGTTTGAGTTTCTGACTAGGCGTAAAGGGCACGAGAGGGTTATGCAGTCTATTGATTCCGCTATTGCTCTTGGTTACAATCCTGTGAAG GTCAACTGTGTTGTCATGAGGGGATTGAATGAtgaagagatttgtgattttgTGGAGCTGACTAGAGATAAGCCTATCAATGTCCGGTTCATAGAGTTTATGCCCTTTGATGGAAATGTTTGGAATGTAAAGAAACTTGTGTCTTATGCTGAAATGATGGATAAAGTG GTAAAGCGCTTTCCGAGTATCAAACGTGTCCAAGATCACCCTACTGAAACAGCTAAGAACTTTACCATCGATGGGCATTGCGGTTCTGTGTCTTTCATCACATCTATGACAGAGCACTTCTGTTCTGGCTGCAATAGATTGAGGTTACTTGCAGATGGGAACTTCAAAGTATGCTTGTTCGGTCCTTCAGAG GTTAGTTTGAGAGATCCTATCCGGTCTGGTGCTGATGACGAAACACTAAGGGAGATTATAGGCGCTGCT GTGAAGAGGAAGAAAGCAGCACACGCTGGAATGCTTGACATTGCCAAGACAGCTAATAGACCAATGATACACATTGGTGGCTAA